One genomic region from Stutzerimonas decontaminans encodes:
- a CDS encoding L-serine ammonia-lyase, which produces MSLSVFDLFKIGIGPSSSHTVGPMRAALRFAEGLREEGLLSATDRLKIELYGSLGATGKGHGSDKAVLLGLEGELPERVDTASIPQRMAAMRESHELHLLGERAIRFDIGNDLQFIRKPLAFHPNGMIFRALDAAGLQLRSREYYSVGGGFVIDEQAAGADRIVEDATTLPYPFHSAAELLEHSTSHGLSISQLMLANEAAWRPEAETRSGLLRIWQVMQDCVDAGCRTEGVMPGGLKVRRRAAGLYRQLSEHPEANLRDALNVLDWVDLYALAVNEENASGGRVVTAPTNGAAGIIPALLHYYIRFVPGADEDGVVRFLLTAAAIGILYKENASISGAEVGCQGEVGVACSMAAGALCEVLGGTPQQVENAAEIGMEHNLGLTCDPVGGLVQVPCIERNAMGAVKAINAARMALRGDGSHFISLDKVIRTMRQTGADMKSKYKETARGGLAVNIIEC; this is translated from the coding sequence ATGTCACTCAGCGTTTTCGACCTGTTCAAGATCGGCATCGGCCCGTCCAGCTCGCACACGGTCGGGCCGATGCGCGCAGCATTGCGCTTTGCCGAGGGCCTGCGCGAAGAGGGACTGCTCAGCGCCACCGACCGTCTCAAGATCGAGCTGTACGGTTCGCTCGGCGCCACCGGCAAGGGCCATGGCAGCGACAAGGCCGTGCTGCTTGGGCTCGAAGGTGAGCTGCCGGAGCGCGTGGACACCGCAAGCATTCCCCAGCGCATGGCAGCGATGCGTGAATCCCACGAGCTGCACCTGCTCGGCGAGAGGGCCATTCGCTTCGATATCGGCAACGATCTACAATTCATCCGCAAGCCACTGGCCTTCCACCCCAACGGCATGATCTTCCGTGCCCTCGATGCCGCCGGCCTGCAACTACGTAGCCGCGAATACTACTCGGTGGGCGGTGGTTTCGTGATCGACGAGCAGGCCGCAGGCGCCGACCGCATCGTCGAGGACGCCACCACACTGCCCTACCCCTTCCACAGCGCCGCCGAGCTGCTGGAACACAGCACGTCGCACGGGCTTTCCATCAGCCAGCTGATGCTGGCCAACGAAGCGGCCTGGCGCCCGGAGGCCGAAACCCGCAGCGGCCTGTTGCGCATCTGGCAGGTGATGCAGGACTGCGTCGATGCCGGCTGCCGTACCGAAGGCGTGATGCCCGGCGGGCTCAAGGTGCGCCGGCGCGCAGCGGGACTGTACCGCCAGCTCAGCGAACACCCCGAGGCCAACCTGCGCGATGCGCTCAACGTGCTCGACTGGGTGGACCTCTATGCGCTGGCGGTCAACGAGGAAAACGCCAGCGGCGGTCGCGTGGTCACCGCCCCTACCAATGGTGCGGCCGGCATCATTCCGGCGCTGCTGCACTACTACATCCGCTTCGTGCCAGGCGCCGACGAGGACGGCGTGGTGCGCTTCCTGCTCACCGCCGCCGCCATCGGCATTCTCTACAAGGAAAACGCCTCGATTTCCGGCGCCGAAGTCGGCTGCCAGGGCGAGGTCGGTGTGGCCTGCTCGATGGCTGCCGGCGCGCTGTGCGAAGTGCTCGGCGGCACACCGCAGCAGGTGGAGAACGCCGCCGAGATCGGCATGGAACACAACCTCGGCCTGACCTGCGATCCGGTCGGCGGGCTGGTGCAGGTGCCCTGCATCGAGCGCAACGCCATGGGCGCGGTAAAGGCCATCAACGCCGCGCGCATGGCCCTGCGCGGCGACGGCAGCCACTTCATCTCGCTGGACAAGGTCATCCGCACCATGCGCCAGACCGGCGCCGACATGAAGAGCAAGTACAAGGAAACCGCTCGCGGCGGGCTGGCGGTGAACATCATCGAGTGCTGA
- a CDS encoding NAD(P)/FAD-dependent oxidoreductase — MTDYQATPHTTVTDCLIVGGGPAGLTAALYLARFRRSCLVVDAGSSRASWIPRSRNYPGFPPGITGNDLLARLREQASGYGARLEQGRVEHIEPHVEGFSVRYDDRICITRRIILATGIEDRLPDMPDVEHAIADGKVRLCAICDGYEVDGDNVAVYGEAETAISHAVFLRTFTDRVTVVVHGEQDACDQAIALAEHYAIRVIGDRVESLHPCETGIELLTCRGERHHFDIIYPSLGARFRSELAMQLGLDCDECGGVNVDEHLQTSLRGLYAIGDVTMGLKQISVAIGQAAQAATAVHNSLEANPWGGSVAARE, encoded by the coding sequence ATGACCGACTACCAGGCGACCCCACACACCACCGTGACCGACTGCCTTATCGTCGGCGGCGGACCCGCCGGCTTGACCGCGGCGCTGTACCTGGCGCGCTTCCGGCGCAGCTGCCTGGTGGTGGATGCCGGCTCGAGCCGGGCATCGTGGATACCGCGCTCGCGCAACTACCCCGGTTTTCCGCCGGGCATCACCGGCAACGACCTGCTGGCAAGGCTGCGCGAGCAGGCCAGCGGCTATGGCGCCCGCCTTGAACAAGGTCGAGTGGAGCACATCGAACCGCATGTCGAGGGATTCAGCGTGCGCTATGACGATCGCATCTGCATCACGCGGCGGATCATCCTCGCTACCGGCATCGAGGACAGGTTGCCAGACATGCCCGACGTCGAGCACGCCATCGCCGACGGCAAGGTGCGTCTCTGCGCGATCTGCGATGGCTACGAGGTCGACGGCGACAATGTTGCGGTCTATGGCGAAGCGGAGACCGCCATCAGCCATGCCGTATTCCTGCGCACCTTCACCGATCGGGTCACCGTCGTGGTACATGGCGAGCAGGACGCCTGCGATCAGGCCATCGCCCTTGCCGAGCATTACGCCATTCGCGTGATTGGCGACCGCGTCGAATCCCTGCACCCCTGCGAAACCGGCATCGAACTGCTGACCTGTCGCGGCGAACGTCATCACTTCGACATCATCTACCCCAGCCTCGGCGCGCGCTTTCGTTCCGAACTCGCCATGCAGCTCGGCCTGGATTGCGATGAATGCGGCGGCGTGAACGTGGACGAGCACCTGCAGACTTCCCTGCGCGGGCTGTACGCGATCGGCGACGTGACCATGGGGCTGAAGCAGATCAGTGTGGCCATCGGCCAGGCCGCGCAGGCCGCGACTGCGGTGCACAACAGCCTGGAAGCCAACCCCTGGGGCGGTTCGGTGGCTGCTCGGGAGTAG
- a CDS encoding TRAP transporter substrate-binding protein, with product MFKSLVVAPCAALFLLLSPVVALAAEPIVIKFAHVVGDDTPKGKGALLFQKLVRERLAGQVDVEVYPNSTLVGDAEEMQALLDNKVQMLAPSLSKFIEYSPKLEVFDLPFLFDDEAAVARFQKRETSRELLRSMADRGIYGLAYWNNGLKQLSATQPLRSPADAAGLAFRIQPSPVLEAQFAALDAKAVRLPFSEVSKAMQSGTVQGTEGPWSNIRGQSAAGKPSYVTETNHGVLNYMLVANSEFWTSIPFAVRSELENIVLEVTQTVNAEAASINEREREQILASGSATLVTLTAEQRQAWRAKMQPVWKSFEAQIGSDILRAALTVNRR from the coding sequence GTGTTCAAGTCTCTGGTTGTTGCGCCCTGTGCGGCGCTGTTTCTGTTGCTCTCGCCAGTCGTGGCTCTAGCCGCGGAACCCATCGTCATCAAGTTTGCCCACGTGGTCGGTGACGACACGCCGAAGGGCAAGGGCGCCCTGCTGTTTCAGAAGCTGGTGCGCGAACGTCTGGCCGGTCAGGTAGACGTCGAGGTCTACCCGAACTCGACGCTGGTAGGTGATGCGGAAGAGATGCAGGCGCTGCTGGACAACAAGGTGCAAATGCTTGCGCCCTCGCTGTCCAAGTTCATCGAGTATTCGCCGAAGCTCGAAGTATTCGACCTGCCGTTCCTGTTCGATGACGAGGCAGCTGTCGCGCGTTTCCAGAAGCGTGAAACCAGCCGCGAGCTGTTGCGCTCGATGGCTGACCGTGGCATTTACGGCCTGGCCTACTGGAACAATGGCCTCAAGCAGCTTTCGGCCACTCAGCCGCTGCGCAGCCCGGCCGATGCGGCGGGCCTGGCGTTCCGTATCCAGCCATCGCCGGTGCTCGAGGCGCAGTTCGCTGCGCTGGATGCCAAGGCCGTGCGCCTGCCGTTCTCCGAGGTGTCCAAGGCGATGCAGAGTGGCACGGTGCAGGGCACCGAAGGACCCTGGTCGAACATCCGCGGGCAGAGCGCCGCCGGCAAGCCGAGCTACGTCACCGAGACCAACCATGGCGTGCTCAATTACATGCTGGTCGCCAACTCCGAGTTCTGGACCAGCATTCCCTTCGCCGTGCGTTCGGAGCTGGAGAACATCGTGCTGGAGGTCACCCAGACGGTGAACGCCGAGGCGGCTTCGATCAACGAGCGAGAGCGCGAGCAGATACTGGCCAGCGGCAGCGCGACGCTGGTCACCCTGACGGCAGAGCAACGTCAGGCCTGGCGCGCGAAAATGCAGCCGGTGTGGAAGTCGTTCGAGGCGCAGATCGGCAGCGATATCCTGCGTGCGGCGCTGACCGTCAATCGCCGCTGA
- a CDS encoding TRAP transporter substrate-binding protein, whose protein sequence is MYKSCVAALVAALYWLSVPAMAADGEPIVIKFAHVVADDTPKGKGALLFKQLVEQRMAGKVTVEVYPNSTLVGDAEEMQALFDNKVQLLAPSMSKFAPYTKKLQVFDLPFLFDDAEALQRFQKREAARQLLRSMADHGVYGLAYWNNGLKQLSATTALRKPSDASGLAFRIQPSPVLEAQFAAVGAKSVVLPFAKVYESLKSGVVQGAENPWSNILSQNMHSVQPYITETNHGVLDYMLITNNDFWLSMPFAVRSELEGIILEVTQAVNREAAAVNRRDRERILASGSSQLITLTPEERQAWRDQMLPVWKSYEAEIGADLIRAAMTVNRRR, encoded by the coding sequence ATGTACAAGTCTTGTGTCGCTGCGCTGGTCGCAGCCCTGTATTGGTTGAGTGTCCCGGCAATGGCCGCCGACGGTGAGCCGATCGTCATCAAGTTCGCCCACGTGGTGGCGGACGATACGCCCAAGGGCAAGGGTGCGTTGCTGTTCAAGCAACTGGTCGAACAGCGGATGGCCGGCAAGGTTACGGTCGAGGTCTATCCGAACTCGACCCTGGTGGGCGATGCCGAGGAAATGCAGGCGCTGTTCGACAACAAGGTCCAGCTGCTGGCGCCGTCGATGTCGAAGTTCGCGCCCTATACCAAGAAGCTGCAGGTGTTTGATCTGCCGTTCCTGTTCGATGATGCCGAGGCGCTACAGCGCTTCCAGAAGCGTGAGGCGGCGCGTCAGCTGCTGCGTTCCATGGCCGATCATGGCGTCTATGGGCTGGCCTACTGGAACAACGGCCTGAAGCAGCTTTCCGCAACGACCGCGCTGCGCAAGCCGAGCGATGCCAGTGGCCTGGCGTTCCGCATCCAGCCTTCGCCGGTGCTTGAAGCGCAGTTCGCGGCGGTCGGTGCCAAGTCCGTCGTGCTGCCGTTCGCCAAGGTCTACGAATCGCTCAAGAGTGGCGTGGTTCAGGGCGCGGAGAATCCCTGGTCGAACATTCTCAGCCAGAACATGCACAGCGTTCAGCCGTACATCACCGAGACCAATCACGGTGTGCTGGACTACATGCTGATCACCAACAACGATTTCTGGTTGAGCATGCCCTTCGCGGTACGCTCGGAGCTGGAGGGCATCATTCTCGAGGTGACCCAGGCAGTGAATCGTGAGGCCGCCGCGGTGAACCGGCGCGATCGTGAGCGCATTCTTGCCAGCGGCAGCAGCCAGCTGATCACCCTCACGCCGGAAGAGCGCCAGGCCTGGCGTGATCAGATGCTGCCGGTGTGGAAAAGCTACGAAGCGGAAATCGGCGCCGATCTGATCCGTGCCGCCATGACGGTCAACCGTCGCCGTTGA
- a CDS encoding DUF488 domain-containing protein: protein MIQCKRAYEPAMPADGQRILVDRLWPRGCRKDSLALQTWLPDLAPSTALRKAFKGGAISYPEFRQRYRHELAAHPEHWWALLEVAGGGTLTLIYAAQDERQNNARVLAEWLEEEIERLELPSSPACLAGELGRRINGDG, encoded by the coding sequence ATGATTCAGTGCAAACGCGCGTACGAACCGGCAATGCCGGCGGACGGCCAGCGGATACTGGTCGACCGCCTGTGGCCAAGAGGTTGCCGCAAGGACAGCCTGGCGCTGCAGACATGGTTGCCGGACCTGGCGCCCTCCACAGCCCTGCGCAAGGCATTCAAGGGCGGCGCGATCAGCTACCCGGAATTTCGCCAGCGCTATCGGCACGAACTGGCCGCCCACCCCGAACACTGGTGGGCGCTACTGGAGGTGGCCGGGGGCGGCACGCTGACACTGATCTACGCCGCGCAGGACGAGCGTCAGAACAATGCTCGAGTGCTGGCCGAATGGCTGGAGGAGGAAATCGAGCGATTGGAACTCCCCAGCTCGCCGGCCTGCCTGGCTGGCGAGTTGGGCAGAAGGATCAACGGCGACGGTTGA
- a CDS encoding CopD family copper resistance protein produces the protein MSYSVLHVVHLLAAIFFIGTLFFEVMILGRIRQQIGEQTMPLVERAVGARSRVVLHWVVLFVYGAGIGLGWYHRQALADPFASSFATQLTLKIVLAIGVFFTFGLVAILLRKGHMTPARYRALHWAILLQMIGIVLLAKGMFYLHW, from the coding sequence ATGAGTTATTCCGTTCTGCACGTGGTGCATCTGCTGGCCGCGATCTTCTTCATCGGTACGCTGTTCTTCGAGGTGATGATCCTCGGCCGCATCCGCCAGCAGATCGGCGAGCAGACCATGCCGCTGGTGGAGCGCGCCGTCGGCGCCCGTTCGCGGGTGGTGCTGCACTGGGTGGTGCTGTTCGTCTATGGGGCGGGTATCGGCCTCGGCTGGTATCACCGGCAGGCATTGGCCGATCCGTTTGCGAGCAGCTTCGCCACTCAGCTGACGCTGAAGATTGTTCTGGCGATCGGCGTGTTCTTCACCTTCGGCCTGGTGGCGATCCTGCTGCGCAAGGGGCATATGACGCCGGCGCGCTACCGTGCCCTACACTGGGCGATCTTGCTGCAGATGATCGGCATCGTGCTGCTGGCCAAGGGCATGTTCTACCTGCACTGGTGA
- a CDS encoding acyl-CoA dehydrogenase family protein translates to MDFAYSPRVEALRLQLRNFMDEHIVPRIGAWHAEVAAGQYPVSFMDDLKALARSEGLWNLFLPSLGEDEPGMGLSNLEYAPLAEIMGRVHWASEVFNCNAPDTGNMELLHMFATPEQRQRWLAPLLEGEIRSAFAMTEPDVPSSDATNIQTLIRRDGDDYVINGRKWFITNASHPNCKLLIVMGKTDPDAETHQQQSMILVPFDTPGVELVRNIPVMNHIAPEGHSELLLRNVRVPASNLLGKEGDGFMMAQARLGPGRIHHCMRSIGMAELALELMVERCQERKAFGRYLQQYSNVADWIAESRIEIEQARLLVLKTAWMIDEVGAKAARKEISMIKALVPRMHINVVDRAIQVYGAMGLTPDTPLADMWTGGRALRFADGPDQVHLRSIAKMEIKASEATRGATAAYLTPPGRH, encoded by the coding sequence ATGGATTTCGCCTATAGCCCACGCGTCGAGGCGCTGCGCCTGCAACTGCGCAACTTCATGGACGAGCACATCGTGCCGCGCATCGGCGCCTGGCATGCGGAGGTCGCCGCTGGCCAATATCCGGTGTCGTTCATGGACGACCTCAAGGCGCTGGCGCGATCCGAAGGGCTGTGGAACCTGTTCCTGCCTTCGCTCGGCGAAGACGAGCCGGGCATGGGCCTGAGTAATCTCGAATACGCGCCGCTGGCGGAGATCATGGGCCGCGTGCACTGGGCCTCCGAAGTGTTCAACTGCAACGCACCGGACACCGGCAACATGGAGCTGCTGCACATGTTCGCCACCCCCGAGCAGCGCCAGCGCTGGCTCGCACCGCTGCTCGAAGGCGAGATCCGCTCGGCCTTCGCCATGACCGAACCGGACGTGCCGTCCTCCGACGCCACCAACATCCAGACGCTGATTCGCCGCGATGGCGACGACTACGTGATCAACGGGCGCAAGTGGTTCATCACCAACGCCTCGCACCCCAACTGCAAGCTCCTGATCGTCATGGGCAAGACCGACCCGGATGCCGAGACCCATCAGCAGCAGAGCATGATCCTGGTGCCGTTCGACACGCCCGGTGTCGAGCTGGTGCGCAACATCCCGGTGATGAACCACATCGCCCCCGAAGGCCACAGCGAATTGCTGCTGCGCAATGTGCGGGTACCGGCGAGCAACCTGCTCGGCAAAGAGGGCGACGGCTTCATGATGGCCCAGGCGCGGCTTGGACCTGGGCGTATCCACCACTGCATGCGTTCGATCGGCATGGCCGAGCTGGCGCTGGAGCTGATGGTCGAGCGCTGCCAGGAGCGCAAGGCGTTCGGCCGGTACCTGCAGCAGTATTCCAATGTCGCCGACTGGATCGCCGAATCGCGCATCGAGATCGAGCAGGCGCGACTGCTGGTGCTCAAGACCGCCTGGATGATCGACGAGGTCGGTGCCAAGGCGGCGCGCAAGGAGATCTCCATGATCAAGGCGCTGGTGCCACGCATGCACATCAACGTGGTGGACCGCGCCATCCAGGTCTACGGTGCGATGGGGCTGACACCGGATACGCCGCTGGCTGACATGTGGACCGGCGGCCGCGCGCTGCGCTTCGCCGATGGTCCGGACCAGGTGCATTTGCGCAGCATCGCGAAGATGGAAATCAAGGCCAGTGAAGCCACGCGCGGTGCCACCGCGGCTTATCTCACCCCGCCCGGACGCCACTGA
- the nosR gene encoding transcriptional regulator NosR, translated as MASREIWPLAGTFSTWAKGFVILLILSVCTLPLQAKEYEVERQRIEQFFPGASISEPDGDYQVRTLRKGDEVVGYAFQSINVTKIPAYSGKPINMQVLLDPQGVIRDAYVLEHHEPILLIGIPEQKLHDFNAKYEGIKADQRVVVGRSSDSNAVTIDAVTGATVTVMVVNEVVMRAAHEVAVSLGLIEAGNTARPKPATVRHDVFQPADWTELTGSGAIRRLHLTRGQIDEAFKGTEAEGIDEASPETANDTFIDLFVTELNPPTIGRNLLGENQYRFLMEELKPGEHAIAVLGSGEYSFKGSGYVRGGIFDRVQLRQFGDIISFRDLDFQRLNDIYIDGAPRFSEMAIFIVREAARFDPGSPWVLELLVRRQIGPVSGMFTSFELPYQMLDDYIERPQPTAEELAAIEEANRPMWVNIWYQKTFQIGVILAALGLLTVILFLQDKFTQKPQFLHWLRRGYLVFTVVFIGWYALGQLSVVNVLTFVHALFQDFRWELFLSDPVIFIIWTFTAASILLWGRGVFCGWLCPFGALQELINEAARKLKVPQYELPFAVHERLWAIKYIVLLVLFGISLESMMMAEKAAEVEPFKTAITLKFDRQWWFVAYAVFLLVINIFTRKVYCRYVCPLGAALSISSKVRLFDWLKRRPECGSPCQLCAKECEIQAIHPDGHINHNECHYCLDCQMTYHNENKCPPLILKNKRAKRGKKAPADPSLIPVVQVVEP; from the coding sequence ATGGCTTCCCGTGAAATCTGGCCGCTGGCCGGTACGTTCAGTACCTGGGCCAAGGGCTTTGTCATTCTGCTGATCCTGAGCGTCTGCACATTACCGCTGCAGGCCAAGGAATACGAAGTCGAGCGACAGCGCATCGAGCAGTTCTTCCCCGGTGCGAGCATTTCCGAGCCTGATGGCGACTATCAGGTTCGTACGCTGCGCAAGGGCGACGAGGTCGTCGGCTACGCCTTCCAGAGCATCAACGTCACCAAGATTCCGGCCTATTCCGGCAAGCCGATCAACATGCAGGTACTGCTCGATCCGCAGGGCGTGATCCGCGACGCCTATGTGCTGGAGCACCACGAGCCGATCCTGCTGATCGGTATTCCCGAGCAGAAACTCCACGATTTCAACGCCAAGTACGAGGGCATCAAGGCTGATCAGCGCGTGGTCGTCGGCCGTTCCAGCGACAGCAACGCGGTGACCATCGATGCGGTGACCGGCGCTACCGTGACGGTGATGGTGGTCAACGAGGTGGTGATGCGCGCCGCGCATGAGGTGGCGGTTTCGTTGGGGTTGATCGAGGCGGGTAACACTGCGCGTCCAAAGCCTGCCACGGTTCGCCATGACGTTTTCCAGCCGGCTGACTGGACCGAGTTGACCGGTAGTGGCGCGATTCGCCGGCTGCATCTGACCCGCGGGCAGATCGACGAAGCCTTCAAGGGGACCGAGGCCGAAGGTATCGACGAAGCTTCCCCGGAAACCGCCAACGACACCTTCATCGATCTCTTCGTAACAGAACTGAACCCGCCAACCATCGGCCGCAACCTGCTGGGCGAAAACCAGTACCGCTTCCTGATGGAAGAGCTCAAGCCCGGCGAGCATGCCATCGCCGTGCTGGGCAGCGGTGAGTATTCATTCAAGGGGTCGGGCTACGTGCGCGGTGGCATCTTCGATCGGGTGCAGCTGCGCCAGTTCGGCGACATCATCAGTTTCCGCGATCTCGACTTCCAGCGACTCAACGATATCTACATCGACGGCGCACCGCGCTTCAGCGAGATGGCGATCTTCATCGTCCGTGAGGCGGCGCGCTTCGATCCGGGTTCGCCCTGGGTACTGGAGCTGCTGGTGCGCCGGCAGATCGGGCCGGTCAGCGGCATGTTCACCAGCTTCGAGCTGCCTTACCAGATGCTCGACGACTACATCGAACGGCCGCAGCCCACCGCCGAGGAGCTGGCAGCGATCGAGGAAGCCAACCGGCCGATGTGGGTCAACATCTGGTACCAGAAGACCTTTCAGATCGGCGTCATTCTCGCGGCTCTCGGCCTGCTGACGGTCATCCTGTTCCTGCAGGACAAGTTCACCCAGAAGCCGCAGTTCCTGCACTGGCTGCGCCGCGGCTACCTGGTGTTCACCGTGGTGTTCATCGGTTGGTACGCGCTCGGGCAGCTGTCGGTCGTCAACGTGCTGACCTTCGTCCATGCGCTGTTCCAGGACTTCCGCTGGGAGCTGTTCCTCTCCGATCCGGTGATTTTCATCATCTGGACCTTCACCGCCGCCAGCATCCTGCTCTGGGGCCGCGGCGTCTTCTGCGGCTGGCTGTGCCCGTTCGGTGCGCTGCAGGAGCTGATCAACGAGGCCGCACGCAAGCTGAAAGTTCCGCAGTACGAGCTGCCCTTCGCCGTGCACGAGCGGCTCTGGGCGATCAAGTACATCGTCCTGCTGGTGCTGTTCGGCATCTCCCTCGAGTCGATGATGATGGCCGAGAAGGCCGCCGAGGTTGAGCCGTTCAAGACCGCCATCACCCTCAAGTTCGACCGCCAGTGGTGGTTCGTCGCCTATGCGGTGTTCCTGCTGGTAATCAACATCTTCACCCGCAAGGTGTACTGCCGCTACGTCTGCCCGCTGGGTGCGGCGCTGTCGATCAGCAGCAAGGTCCGGCTGTTCGACTGGCTCAAGCGCCGCCCGGAATGCGGCAGCCCCTGCCAGCTATGCGCCAAGGAATGCGAGATCCAGGCCATCCACCCGGATGGGCACATCAACCACAACGAGTGCCATTACTGCCTGGACTGCCAGATGACTTATCACAACGAAAACAAGTGCCCGCCGCTGATCCTGAAGAACAAGCGCGCCAAGCGCGGCAAGAAGGCACCGGCCGACCCGTCGCTGATTCCCGTAGTGCAAGTAGTGGAACCCTGA
- the nosZ gene encoding TAT-dependent nitrous-oxide reductase, with translation MSDKSKNNPEVLEKGGMSRRGFLGASAVTGAAVAATAFGGAVMSRESWAAAVKNAQQNIHVAPGDLDDYYGFWSGGHQGEVRVMGIPSMRELMRIPVFNVDSATGWGLTNESRAIMGESAKFLNGDCHHPHISMTDGKYDGKYLFINDKANTRVARIRLDIMKCDKMITIPNCQAIHGLRLQKVPHTKYVFANAEFVIPHPNDGKVFDLQDENSYTMYNVIDAEKMEMAFQIIVDGNLDNTDADYTGRFAAATCYNSEKAYDLGGMMRNERDWVVVFDIEAAEKAVKAGKFTTLGDSKVPVLDGRKKGDNDSAFTRYIPVPKNPHGCNTSSDGKYFIANGKLSPTVSMIEIAKLPDLFAGKLKDPRDTIAAEVELGLGPLHTTFDGRGNAYTTLFIDSQVVKWNMADAVRAYNGEKVNYIKQKLDVHYQPGHIHASLCETSEADGKWLVALCKFGKDRFLPTGPLHPENDQLIDISGDEMKLVHDGPTYAEPHDCIMARRDQIKTKKIWDRNDPFFAPTVEMAKKDGINLDADNKVIRDGNKVRVYMTSMAPAFGVQEFTVKQGDEVTVTITNIDQIEDVSHGFVMVNHGVSMEISPQQTSSITFVADKPGLHWYYCSWFCHALHMEMVGRMMVEPA, from the coding sequence ATGAGTGACAAGAGCAAGAACAATCCCGAGGTGCTGGAGAAGGGCGGCATGAGCCGTCGTGGCTTCCTCGGCGCCAGCGCGGTTACTGGCGCGGCCGTCGCGGCCACTGCCTTCGGTGGTGCGGTAATGAGCCGTGAGTCCTGGGCTGCCGCGGTGAAGAATGCGCAGCAGAACATCCACGTCGCCCCGGGCGACCTGGACGATTACTACGGCTTCTGGAGCGGCGGCCACCAGGGCGAAGTTCGCGTGATGGGTATTCCGTCGATGCGCGAACTGATGCGTATCCCGGTGTTCAACGTCGACTCCGCTACCGGCTGGGGCCTGACCAACGAAAGCCGCGCGATCATGGGCGAGAGTGCCAAGTTCCTCAACGGCGACTGCCACCACCCGCACATCTCGATGACCGACGGCAAGTACGACGGCAAGTACCTGTTCATCAACGACAAGGCCAACACCCGCGTCGCGCGTATCCGCCTGGATATCATGAAGTGCGACAAGATGATCACCATCCCCAACTGCCAGGCGATCCACGGCCTGCGCCTGCAGAAGGTGCCGCACACCAAGTACGTGTTCGCCAACGCCGAATTCGTCATCCCGCACCCGAACGACGGCAAGGTGTTCGATCTGCAGGATGAGAACAGCTACACCATGTACAACGTCATCGACGCCGAGAAGATGGAGATGGCCTTCCAGATCATCGTCGACGGCAACCTGGACAACACCGACGCCGATTACACCGGTCGCTTCGCTGCTGCCACCTGCTACAACTCGGAAAAGGCCTACGACCTCGGCGGCATGATGCGCAACGAGCGCGACTGGGTCGTGGTGTTCGACATCGAGGCTGCCGAGAAGGCGGTCAAGGCCGGCAAGTTCACCACCCTCGGTGACTCCAAGGTGCCGGTGCTGGACGGTCGCAAGAAGGGCGACAATGACAGCGCCTTCACCCGCTACATCCCGGTGCCGAAGAACCCGCACGGCTGCAACACCTCCTCCGACGGCAAGTACTTCATCGCCAACGGCAAGCTCTCGCCGACCGTGTCGATGATCGAGATCGCCAAGCTGCCCGACCTGTTCGCCGGCAAGCTGAAGGACCCGCGCGACACCATCGCCGCTGAAGTGGAACTGGGCCTTGGCCCGCTGCACACCACCTTCGACGGTCGCGGCAACGCCTACACCACGCTGTTCATCGACAGCCAGGTGGTCAAGTGGAACATGGCCGACGCGGTACGCGCCTACAACGGCGAGAAGGTCAACTACATCAAGCAGAAGCTGGACGTGCATTACCAGCCGGGCCACATCCATGCCTCGCTCTGTGAAACCAGCGAAGCCGATGGCAAGTGGCTGGTGGCGCTGTGCAAGTTCGGCAAGGACCGCTTCCTGCCAACTGGCCCGCTGCACCCGGAAAACGATCAGCTGATCGACATTTCCGGCGACGAGATGAAGCTCGTGCATGACGGCCCGACCTACGCCGAGCCGCACGACTGCATCATGGCCCGCCGCGACCAGATCAAGACCAAGAAGATCTGGGACCGCAACGATCCGTTCTTCGCGCCCACCGTGGAAATGGCGAAGAAAGACGGCATCAACCTCGACGCCGACAACAAGGTCATTCGTGACGGCAACAAGGTGCGCGTGTACATGACCTCCATGGCGCCAGCGTTCGGCGTGCAGGAGTTCACCGTCAAGCAGGGCGACGAAGTCACCGTGACCATCACCAACATCGACCAGATCGAGGACGTGTCCCACGGCTTCGTCATGGTCAACCACGGTGTGAGCATGGAGATCAGCCCGCAGCAGACCTCTTCCATCACCTTCGTGGCAGACAAGCCTGGCCTGCACTGGTACTACTGCAGCTGGTTCTGCCATGCACTGCACATGGAAATGGTCGGCCGCATGATGGTCGAGCCCGCTTAA